Proteins from a genomic interval of Thermoanaerobacterium thermosaccharolyticum DSM 571:
- a CDS encoding HD-GYP domain-containing protein, translating to MLTYFDNINGALDLTEMLSNFKTEFDINCLSIFLVDQSKIYCIKKIDAVNDTSCCYPSPVSRDNHNNNIIYFACNSLKPLYHIAEDDDTIVSMEKDIVEEVCIPVKIEKHKDITVCIYFGFNYKAKNITELLSSFFNKFNLFDIYYYALVKYDQLADTEKILKFLMVFEDNIKSNQPSMKMHTVNVAFWSIEIAKKLNFSENDLEKLYYAALYHDIGKIKVKNSIINKEGPLTEEEYEEVKRHADYGYLITKELIGDIYPDIPLWVRDHHEKYDGSGYPNGLKGTDIPLSSRIIKVADVIDVLYSPRSYKKSISVDKIIDELKRCCGKDFDPQVVDAAIEVINEKIIFYADILNLNNEEVLPANLSLNTYKGIFNYDGYFYSKEGQSYFKCTNAIEDVQDLCDILSASLIVEKLNSVYEYEVEATPIDENTYLLSKIRSHEGRNSVSILWDLKAKVLTLDGKDIEVRVARLSADYLLFVCDNTYSFNTGSLVEMKLLFEDGEVLTLNGRITYSYSASAASTYYKYTFINIGEMTRDKLFRQIFRKQINLRKQLKFLH from the coding sequence ATGCTTACATATTTTGATAATATCAACGGAGCGCTGGATTTAACTGAAATGCTTTCAAATTTTAAAACAGAATTTGATATAAATTGTTTAAGTATTTTCCTCGTTGATCAAAGCAAAATATACTGTATCAAAAAAATTGATGCTGTTAATGATACCTCTTGTTGTTATCCTTCACCTGTTTCGCGTGATAATCATAATAATAATATTATTTATTTTGCATGCAACAGCTTAAAGCCCCTTTACCATATTGCTGAAGACGACGATACTATCGTTTCAATGGAAAAAGATATCGTCGAGGAAGTATGCATCCCTGTAAAAATAGAAAAGCACAAAGATATCACTGTCTGTATATATTTCGGATTCAATTATAAAGCTAAAAACATCACAGAATTATTATCTTCATTTTTTAACAAGTTTAATCTCTTTGATATATACTATTATGCATTGGTAAAATATGACCAGTTAGCCGATACCGAAAAAATTCTAAAATTTCTTATGGTATTTGAAGATAATATAAAATCAAACCAGCCTTCTATGAAGATGCATACTGTCAATGTAGCATTCTGGTCTATCGAAATAGCTAAAAAGTTGAATTTTTCCGAAAATGACCTAGAAAAACTTTATTATGCAGCTTTATATCACGATATCGGTAAAATAAAGGTAAAAAATAGTATAATTAACAAAGAAGGTCCTTTAACAGAAGAAGAATATGAAGAGGTTAAGCGCCATGCAGACTATGGTTACCTAATTACAAAGGAATTGATTGGTGATATATATCCTGATATCCCTTTATGGGTAAGAGATCATCATGAAAAATACGATGGAAGCGGGTACCCCAATGGGTTGAAGGGCACTGATATCCCTCTTTCAAGCAGAATTATTAAAGTTGCAGATGTAATAGATGTTTTGTATTCTCCAAGAAGCTACAAAAAATCTATTTCTGTTGACAAAATAATTGACGAACTTAAAAGATGTTGCGGAAAAGATTTTGATCCACAAGTTGTGGATGCAGCCATCGAAGTAATTAACGAAAAAATTATTTTCTATGCTGATATACTAAATTTAAATAATGAAGAAGTATTACCAGCTAATCTTTCTTTAAATACTTATAAAGGTATATTCAATTATGACGGATATTTTTACTCTAAAGAAGGGCAAAGTTATTTTAAATGCACAAATGCTATTGAAGATGTGCAAGACTTATGCGACATACTTTCAGCTTCCCTGATTGTAGAAAAACTAAATTCAGTATATGAGTATGAAGTTGAAGCTACTCCAATAGATGAAAATACATATTTACTTTCAAAAATAAGGTCTCATGAGGGGAGGAATTCAGTATCCATATTATGGGATCTAAAAGCAAAAGTACTCACATTGGATGGAAAGGATATAGAAGTCAGAGTTGCAAGATTGTCAGCTGATTATCTGCTATTTGTATGTGACAATACTTACTCTTTCAATACAGGGAGTCTTGTTGAGATGAAATTGTTGTTTGAAGATGGCGAAGTATTAACCCTAAACGGCAGAATTACCTACAGTTACTCTGCGTCTGCTGCTTCCACATATTATAAATATACTTTTATAAATATCGGAGAAATGACGCGGGATAAATTATTCAGGCAGATTTTCAGAAAACAGATCAATTTGCGCAAACAGCTGAAATTCTTGCACTGA
- a CDS encoding transposase gives MIKQLHFSDFIDDFHKFVVVQKPQLLELLDQYINICELIPVNWYFHYNKATGRPHDNSLDSIVSTLLLQKLLSIPTIDLLITFLSFSKELRDFCGLNTVPDASFYSRFKQDYCDDIEAFFHKLVDITEPICQEIGQALEKELGINPAEVYIMDTTGIECYVKENNPKFFNALVKKLQYFNKDKSKEDIYKMAYNQMPKTASVDPNIKLQYINGTFCYAHKTIVVSNALGILRHMDFCDYQPDFNDYTDSSEPASPEEVKLTWDGKLLIPAMENFFERHRNFNIYAMTADSGFDDVPNYKYLFENHGILPVIALNPRNTRKNFGKPGINEDGIPTCPKDPSLPMKWDGSCKGKNRSFRNKFICPKTEKLPGGKYVCSCEDKCTTSDCGRMFYTYPKDNYRVHTPIPRDTEQWNQIADFRHIIEQVISRLKLPLQLGNLQARDRKTIKADFFMAGAAHLITVLLAYRMGAIDKIRSVKSIAA, from the coding sequence ATGATAAAGCAACTTCATTTTTCTGATTTTATTGATGATTTTCATAAATTTGTTGTTGTTCAAAAACCTCAGTTGCTTGAGCTTCTTGACCAGTATATTAATATTTGTGAGTTAATCCCTGTAAATTGGTATTTTCACTATAATAAAGCTACTGGTCGCCCTCATGATAATTCTCTCGATTCAATTGTTTCAACCTTACTGTTGCAAAAGTTACTTTCTATACCAACTATTGATTTACTTATTACTTTTTTGTCATTTTCAAAAGAACTCCGTGATTTTTGTGGGCTTAATACTGTTCCTGATGCTTCTTTTTACTCAAGGTTCAAACAGGATTACTGTGATGACATTGAAGCCTTCTTTCATAAGTTAGTCGATATTACTGAACCTATTTGTCAGGAAATTGGCCAAGCCCTTGAAAAAGAATTAGGCATCAATCCTGCTGAAGTTTATATTATGGATACTACTGGTATTGAATGCTATGTTAAGGAAAACAACCCCAAATTCTTTAATGCTCTTGTTAAAAAGCTTCAATACTTTAACAAGGACAAGTCAAAAGAAGACATCTATAAAATGGCCTATAATCAAATGCCTAAAACTGCTTCTGTTGACCCTAATATTAAATTGCAATATATCAATGGTACTTTCTGTTATGCCCACAAAACTATAGTTGTGTCTAATGCCCTCGGCATTTTAAGACATATGGACTTTTGCGATTACCAGCCGGATTTTAATGATTATACTGATAGCTCTGAGCCCGCATCCCCTGAAGAAGTTAAACTTACATGGGATGGAAAACTGCTTATACCTGCTATGGAGAATTTTTTTGAGCGTCATCGTAACTTTAATATTTATGCTATGACTGCTGATTCTGGCTTCGATGATGTCCCAAACTATAAATATCTCTTTGAGAATCATGGCATTCTGCCTGTCATTGCTCTTAATCCTAGAAATACCAGAAAAAATTTCGGCAAGCCAGGAATTAATGAAGATGGTATTCCTACATGCCCAAAGGACCCATCTCTTCCAATGAAATGGGATGGCTCTTGTAAAGGTAAAAACCGTTCCTTTAGGAACAAGTTTATTTGCCCTAAAACTGAAAAGTTACCTGGTGGCAAATATGTTTGTTCCTGCGAGGATAAATGTACAACTTCCGATTGTGGCAGAATGTTTTATACATATCCCAAAGATAATTATAGAGTTCATACCCCTATTCCTAGAGATACAGAGCAATGGAATCAAATAGCTGATTTTCGACATATCATTGAGCAGGTTATCTCTAGGCTCAAACTTCCCCTGCAGCTTGGTAATCTCCAGGCTAGAGACCGCAAAACCATCAAGGCAGATTTCTTCATGGCTGGTGCTGCGCATCTTATTACTGTTTTACTAGCATACCGTATGGGAGCTATAGATAAAATTCGTTCTGTTAAGTCTATAGCTGCTTAA
- a CDS encoding YmaF family protein, protein MELSIEEIKSYFDYNNKKEECQTHNHEFLGSTKLAEEDKKEKYRDKEKKEEHNHRFAGVTSQVIPYGDSHVHAILVSTDFFEDHHHEIGVITGPAIEVDDKRHVHFVEGKTTVDDEHYHKFIFATLIEDPISEQKKHY, encoded by the coding sequence ATGGAATTATCAATCGAGGAAATTAAAAGTTATTTTGACTACAATAATAAAAAAGAGGAATGTCAAACTCACAATCATGAATTTTTAGGTAGCACAAAATTAGCTGAAGAAGACAAAAAAGAAAAATATAGAGACAAAGAAAAAAAAGAAGAACACAATCACCGCTTTGCAGGTGTTACAAGCCAAGTTATACCATATGGTGATAGTCATGTTCATGCAATATTAGTCAGCACTGACTTCTTTGAGGATCATCATCATGAGATAGGCGTTATAACTGGCCCCGCTATTGAAGTCGATGATAAAAGACACGTACACTTTGTGGAAGGGAAAACTACTGTTGATGATGAACACTACCATAAATTTATTTTTGCTACCTTAATCGAGGATCCTATTTCTGAGCAAAAGAAACATTATTAA
- the tkt gene encoding transketolase: MNTIDELTINTIRILSIEQVQKANSGHPGMPMGSAPMAYTLWAKYLKHSPKNPKWAGRDRFILSAGHGSALLYSLLHLFGYGLTIEDLKNFRQWQSMTPGHPEYGHTPGVEITTGPLGQGISNAVGMAIAETYMANKFNRPGYSIVDNYTYAIVGDGCLMEGISSEACSLAGTLKLGKLIALYDSNNISIEGGTDIAFTENVGKRFEAYGWQVLRVENGNNVDEIGKAIEEAKADKERPSLIIVKTTIGYGCPEKQGKASAHGEPLGEKNIEETKKFLGWNYDKEFYVPDEIRKYMDEVISKLNEEEDKWNVMFENYRKEYPELADEWDRWHSEKLPVDLINDEGLWNFKLKTATRSSSGEILNYLVKLVPNLIGGSADLAPSTKTYTKDRGDYSSENRGGSNFHFGVREHAMGAIANGIAAYGGLIPYVSTFLVFSDYMKGAVRLSALMKLPVIYVYTHDSIGVGEDGPTHEPIEHLPMLRSIPNLTVIRPADSKEVSAAWCYALNKKDGPTALILTRQNLPVYEETSKEALKGGYILCDAEGGNPDIILMASGSEVNLVYEACKQLKEKGIKARVVSMPSMEIFDQQSEEYKKMVLPDNVRARIAVEAASTMSWYKYVGLDGCVIGLDHFGASAPGDVLFKEFGFTVENVVNKALELLKKK, translated from the coding sequence ATGAACACAATTGATGAATTAACAATTAATACTATACGTATACTTTCAATTGAACAAGTACAAAAAGCAAACTCCGGCCATCCAGGTATGCCTATGGGATCTGCACCAATGGCGTATACGTTGTGGGCAAAGTATCTAAAGCATAGCCCTAAAAATCCAAAATGGGCGGGAAGAGATAGATTTATATTGTCTGCTGGACATGGATCTGCACTTTTATATTCTCTATTGCATCTATTTGGGTATGGACTTACTATAGAAGACCTTAAAAATTTTAGGCAATGGCAAAGCATGACACCTGGGCACCCGGAATATGGACATACTCCAGGTGTTGAAATAACTACAGGGCCTTTGGGACAAGGTATTTCTAATGCTGTAGGTATGGCAATAGCTGAAACGTATATGGCAAACAAATTCAATCGTCCAGGCTATAGCATTGTAGATAATTATACATATGCCATTGTAGGTGATGGATGTCTTATGGAGGGCATCTCATCTGAAGCTTGCTCATTAGCCGGGACATTAAAGCTTGGCAAGTTAATTGCCTTATATGATTCTAATAATATATCTATTGAAGGTGGCACAGACATTGCATTTACAGAAAATGTTGGCAAAAGATTTGAAGCTTATGGCTGGCAGGTACTAAGAGTTGAAAACGGCAATAATGTGGATGAAATAGGAAAAGCTATAGAAGAAGCTAAGGCAGACAAAGAAAGACCATCTTTAATTATAGTAAAGACTACGATTGGCTATGGCTGTCCAGAAAAACAAGGGAAAGCTTCAGCACATGGAGAACCTCTTGGAGAGAAAAATATTGAAGAAACAAAGAAGTTTTTAGGATGGAACTATGATAAAGAGTTTTATGTTCCTGATGAAATTAGAAAATATATGGACGAGGTTATAAGTAAATTAAATGAAGAAGAAGACAAATGGAACGTGATGTTTGAAAATTACAGAAAAGAGTATCCAGAATTGGCTGATGAGTGGGATAGGTGGCATAGTGAGAAATTGCCTGTTGATTTGATAAATGACGAGGGACTCTGGAATTTCAAATTAAAGACTGCAACAAGGTCATCATCAGGAGAAATTTTAAACTATTTAGTAAAACTGGTTCCCAATCTAATAGGTGGTTCGGCAGATCTTGCGCCATCTACTAAAACATATACAAAAGATAGAGGTGACTATAGCAGCGAAAACAGAGGTGGTTCAAACTTCCATTTTGGAGTTAGGGAACATGCTATGGGAGCAATTGCAAATGGCATAGCTGCTTATGGTGGGTTAATACCTTATGTATCAACGTTCCTTGTTTTCAGCGATTATATGAAAGGTGCTGTAAGGCTATCAGCATTGATGAAGCTTCCTGTAATTTACGTATATACACACGACAGCATAGGAGTTGGGGAAGATGGTCCTACACATGAACCGATTGAGCATTTGCCAATGTTAAGAAGCATTCCGAATCTAACTGTAATAAGGCCTGCAGATTCCAAAGAAGTGTCTGCCGCATGGTGTTACGCTTTAAACAAAAAAGATGGTCCGACTGCATTAATACTTACAAGACAAAATTTACCCGTTTATGAAGAAACATCAAAAGAAGCATTAAAAGGTGGATATATTTTATGTGATGCTGAGGGAGGCAATCCAGACATAATTTTAATGGCTAGCGGTTCAGAGGTTAATTTGGTTTATGAAGCTTGCAAACAATTAAAAGAAAAAGGTATAAAAGCAAGAGTAGTTAGCATGCCCTCAATGGAAATATTTGATCAACAATCGGAAGAATACAAAAAGATGGTGCTTCCAGATAACGTAAGAGCCAGAATTGCAGTAGAAGCCGCAAGCACGATGAGCTGGTATAAATATGTAGGGCTTGATGGATGCGTAATCGGGCTGGATCACTTTGGAGCATCAGCACCTGGCGATGTACTTTTCAAAGAATTTGGGTTTACTGTTGAAAATGTTGTTAATAAGGCATTAGAATTATTGAAGAAAAAGTAG
- the lspA gene encoding signal peptidase II, translating into MEIIIVFIAIIIDQMSKYFVVKYLKPIGSFPIINNIFHFTYVENRGAAFGILQNRTLFFIIITVIVGTILIYSIVKIPGSTFYKFTLSMILGGAIGNLIDRVRLGYVVDFIDFKFFPAVFNLADSMIVVGAFLLCYILIFKKGN; encoded by the coding sequence TTGGAAATTATTATTGTCTTTATTGCGATTATAATTGATCAAATGTCAAAATATTTTGTTGTAAAGTATTTAAAACCTATTGGCAGTTTCCCTATAATAAATAATATATTTCATTTTACGTATGTTGAAAATAGAGGTGCTGCTTTTGGAATTTTACAAAATAGGACTTTGTTTTTTATTATAATAACTGTTATTGTAGGAACAATATTAATATATTCAATTGTAAAAATACCTGGAAGTACTTTTTACAAATTTACGCTTTCGATGATACTTGGCGGAGCTATAGGAAATCTGATTGATCGTGTTAGGCTTGGATATGTTGTTGATTTTATTGATTTTAAATTTTTCCCTGCGGTATTTAATTTAGCTGATTCTATGATAGTAGTTGGAGCATTTTTATTATGTTATATATTGATATTTAAAAAAGGAAATTAA